The following proteins are encoded in a genomic region of candidate division WOR-3 bacterium:
- a CDS encoding T9SS type A sorting domain-containing protein, translating into MNNKKICTIIFLSGFFVTARAESNEPTEYDQPHPVPLEDRWGNDVRIGDIDSLCCVSLDIHRPTSHIMAACYYYFSNQTSINMYFSTNRGASWIYKANPFVANGILPNPKLSLTTTGNHYYLAANSWTPHVVRFFRFRVSDGAQVNFNNGAQYIDLVVTNPVDTIKEIALVSDHDFDDQYQNLFAITKNGSLKYFYSDTAGVNWYEISTGVTNASRGLDACTNEGYSNYYAFASYIKNNDYLQIDGFDYYGNRTGLSTIFAGPNSRFTSIGAYHDTAITVYERSGYAVAYYIQYGASYNGGNTWFYYNLTDTTTAACCPDVAARDNGGEGIAYAYGTSGSRRFRYTWCDYYGSWTTPVQFGDYQPPNNIKPAIEYLGNDIYGCIYVSYSPIYGAAYFDRNDWAGIAENEIYSAKSDKIKISPNPSNGITNISFSIKKTGNVKLSLYDISGRLVRTIVNERKHAGAHAITLNGKELADGIYLVKMETPEGTLTKTIAIIQK; encoded by the coding sequence ATGAATAACAAAAAAATCTGTACAATAATTTTTCTGTCGGGATTTTTTGTAACTGCCCGAGCAGAATCAAATGAACCAACAGAATATGACCAACCACATCCTGTTCCGCTTGAGGACCGATGGGGAAATGATGTGCGCATAGGTGATATAGACTCTCTCTGTTGCGTTTCCCTTGACATACATAGACCAACTTCACATATCATGGCTGCGTGTTACTACTACTTCAGTAATCAAACCTCAATCAACATGTATTTTTCAACAAATAGAGGTGCATCGTGGATTTATAAAGCTAACCCATTTGTTGCAAATGGAATTCTGCCGAATCCGAAACTCAGCCTCACTACTACAGGTAATCATTACTATCTTGCCGCGAATAGTTGGACGCCACATGTGGTACGGTTTTTTAGATTTCGTGTATCTGATGGTGCACAGGTTAACTTTAATAACGGTGCTCAATATATAGACTTGGTCGTCACAAATCCCGTTGATACTATTAAAGAAATAGCACTGGTCAGCGACCACGACTTCGATGATCAATACCAGAATCTATTTGCTATAACTAAAAATGGCTCCTTAAAATATTTCTACAGTGACACTGCGGGTGTGAACTGGTATGAAATCTCAACCGGCGTTACAAATGCCAGTCGGGGGCTTGATGCCTGCACCAATGAAGGATATTCCAATTATTATGCCTTCGCCTCTTATATCAAGAACAATGACTATCTGCAAATTGATGGGTTTGACTATTACGGCAACCGAACCGGCCTTTCCACAATTTTTGCGGGTCCGAATTCGCGATTTACTTCGATTGGCGCATATCATGATACAGCAATAACGGTTTACGAAAGGAGTGGCTATGCAGTAGCATATTACATCCAGTATGGAGCATCCTATAATGGTGGCAATACCTGGTTTTATTACAATCTGACTGACACCACTACCGCTGCCTGTTGTCCTGATGTTGCCGCACGAGACAATGGTGGCGAAGGTATCGCATACGCCTATGGAACAAGTGGTAGCCGCAGATTCCGATATACCTGGTGCGATTATTATGGTTCCTGGACAACACCGGTGCAGTTTGGTGACTACCAACCACCAAACAATATAAAGCCCGCGATTGAATATCTTGGCAATGATATCTATGGTTGTATTTATGTGAGTTACTCTCCAATCTATGGTGCGGCATACTTTGACCGTAATGACTGGGCAGGAATTGCAGAGAATGAAATCTATAGTGCAAAATCGGATAAAATCAAGATTTCACCCAATCCTTCAAATGGCATAACAAACATTTCTTTTTCAATTAAGAAAACGGGAAATGTTAAACTTTCACTTTATGATATATCCGGTAGATTAGTAAGAACTATTGTAAACGAAAGAAAACATGCTGGCGCCCACGCAATAACGCTAAATGGAAAAGAACTGGCGGATGGTATCTACCTTGTTAAAATGGAAACACCTGAAGGAACATTAACAAAAACGATTGCTATAATTCAAAAATGA
- a CDS encoding right-handed parallel beta-helix repeat-containing protein yields MKKIFIIGIFCAILACKKEQGVYDYLLSVYEDIVIPPSGNENGWITIIGGNHTGQYYVSPDGDDDNPGTIDQPFKTIAQAVTHLNPGDTLVVFAKDRNKTPIIAGENNLATAFDISNCKYIRIENLEITSNNGRKFREAISGINGPVEHIILKDLNIHHLDEFGIDIGDVNDLQVISCRITYCGFGCIGGPTGTQGGWRNVLIRGCDLSYSGHYYQGGDGSNRPYDRPDGFGIEASEGPIEISNTTATHNYGDGLDSKAKRTYIHECIVANNSCDGVKLWGDSSRVVNTLIYGRGDGDRTITPWSPIVICTENHNAYFEIINCTVDDSIGENYIMHVQYDSPTIPVNLRIVNTIFCSRGNNAPVIWLAEAVNYDIKYNLFYAPKDDRLLIQGNTTYTSAEVGQIGTGNIYGNPQFNSFGWGTEGNYHLKSGSPGINAGDSLSAPAIDLEGKSRPQGNGVDIGCYEQ; encoded by the coding sequence ATGAAAAAAATTTTTATAATTGGAATATTCTGTGCCATACTAGCTTGCAAAAAGGAACAGGGTGTTTATGATTATCTTTTAAGTGTTTACGAGGATATCGTCATACCGCCTTCAGGTAATGAAAATGGCTGGATTACAATCATCGGCGGCAACCATACAGGCCAATACTATGTCTCCCCTGATGGAGATGACGATAACCCAGGAACCATAGACCAGCCGTTCAAAACAATCGCCCAAGCAGTTACCCACCTCAATCCCGGTGACACCCTTGTGGTATTTGCTAAAGACAGAAATAAAACGCCAATTATTGCGGGTGAAAATAATCTTGCCACTGCATTTGATATTTCCAATTGCAAGTACATCCGAATTGAAAACCTTGAAATAACAAGCAATAATGGTCGCAAATTCCGTGAGGCAATATCAGGAATCAACGGGCCGGTGGAACATATTATTCTTAAGGATTTGAACATTCATCATCTTGATGAATTCGGTATCGATATCGGTGATGTAAATGACTTGCAGGTAATAAGTTGTCGGATTACCTACTGCGGATTTGGATGCATCGGAGGTCCTACTGGAACACAGGGTGGTTGGCGTAATGTTTTGATAAGAGGGTGTGATCTTTCTTACAGTGGCCATTATTACCAGGGCGGTGACGGTTCAAACAGACCGTATGATCGGCCCGATGGGTTTGGGATAGAAGCTTCCGAGGGACCAATTGAGATCAGTAATACAACTGCCACCCATAATTATGGCGACGGGCTTGATTCCAAAGCCAAGCGGACTTATATCCATGAATGTATTGTTGCCAATAATTCCTGTGATGGGGTAAAATTATGGGGTGATTCCTCGCGAGTTGTGAATACTTTAATCTATGGGCGTGGGGATGGGGACAGAACAATAACTCCCTGGTCACCGATTGTGATCTGTACTGAAAATCATAATGCCTATTTCGAAATAATAAATTGCACGGTTGATGATTCTATTGGGGAAAACTACATAATGCATGTGCAGTATGATTCACCGACGATACCAGTTAATTTAAGGATAGTAAACACGATATTTTGCAGTCGCGGGAATAACGCACCTGTGATATGGCTTGCCGAAGCAGTTAATTATGATATTAAATATAATCTATTTTATGCACCAAAAGATGACAGACTCTTAATTCAGGGGAATACCACATATACTTCAGCAGAAGTAGGACAGATTGGAACGGGAAATATCTATGGCAATCCACAATTCAATTCGTTTGGTTGGGGCACTGAAGGAAATTATCATCTGAAATCAGGTAGCCCGGGTATTAATGCAGGAGATTCCTTATCTGCGCCGGCAATTGACCTTGAGGGTAAATCAAGACCACAGGGTAACGGTGTGGATATTGGCTGTTATGAGCAGTAA